One segment of Paenibacillus rhizovicinus DNA contains the following:
- a CDS encoding zinc-binding dehydrogenase, whose amino-acid sequence MPNQLIAVAPRKAALLPYDDNGALRPDQVRVRVEYASPKHGSELAAFRGVSPFVTDYYDGDWHAFLPREEAEPQEKFGEWNLGNQYVGVVTEVGAEVNQFAVGDRVCGYSGIRETVVTEPAHLLRMPENMSWKSAVCYDPAHFALSAIRDAGIRIGDRVAVFGLGAIGQLASQMAKLAGASYVAVVDPIEKRRQVAMRAGANVCYDPTVDDVGLLLKQDTEKLGVDVVIETSANEFALQHALRGLAYGGTIAFVGWARAFKGGMDWGREAHFNNAKIVFSRACSEPNPDHPRWDFKRIREACWDLLAAGKINCEEIINPVVPFEQSAEAYETYVDQKPEASIKLGVSLTGKECS is encoded by the coding sequence ATGCCGAACCAACTGATAGCTGTCGCGCCGCGCAAAGCGGCCTTGCTGCCTTACGATGACAATGGGGCGCTCCGTCCCGATCAAGTGAGGGTCCGCGTGGAATACGCTTCGCCGAAGCACGGGTCCGAACTGGCTGCTTTCCGCGGCGTGAGCCCGTTCGTGACGGATTACTACGACGGGGATTGGCATGCGTTCCTGCCCCGCGAAGAAGCGGAACCGCAGGAGAAATTCGGAGAATGGAATCTTGGCAATCAATATGTTGGCGTGGTTACTGAAGTAGGCGCCGAAGTGAATCAATTTGCGGTCGGCGACCGTGTCTGCGGTTATTCCGGCATCCGGGAAACCGTGGTGACCGAACCTGCCCACCTGCTAAGAATGCCTGAGAATATGTCTTGGAAAAGCGCGGTTTGTTACGATCCGGCGCATTTCGCCTTATCGGCGATCCGTGATGCGGGTATCCGCATCGGCGACCGCGTTGCCGTATTCGGCCTTGGCGCAATCGGCCAACTCGCTTCCCAGATGGCCAAGCTTGCCGGTGCGTCGTACGTCGCCGTCGTCGATCCGATCGAGAAGCGCCGCCAAGTGGCCATGCGGGCCGGCGCGAACGTGTGCTACGATCCGACGGTCGACGATGTCGGACTTCTGCTGAAGCAGGATACGGAGAAACTCGGCGTTGACGTCGTGATCGAGACCAGCGCCAACGAATTCGCGCTGCAGCATGCGCTGCGGGGATTGGCCTACGGCGGCACGATCGCATTCGTCGGCTGGGCGCGCGCCTTCAAGGGCGGAATGGACTGGGGACGCGAAGCCCATTTCAACAATGCCAAGATCGTCTTCTCCCGGGCATGCAGCGAACCGAATCCGGATCATCCGCGCTGGGATTTCAAACGGATCCGCGAAGCGTGCTGGGATTTGCTGGCCGCCGGGAAGATTAATTGCGAAGAAATTATCAATCCCGTCGTCCCGTTCGAGCAATCCGCCGAGGCGTACGAGACTTATGTCGATCAGAAGCCGGAAGCCAGCATTAAGCTTGGCGTTTCTTTAACCGGAAAGGAGTGCTCATAA
- a CDS encoding ROK family transcriptional regulator gives MSELYTSSKDMKQTIIQRIRAALIMMGSATKAELCQRLGISFPTISKFLAQMEADGEIRYTGDDDSSGGRRAKRYAYDPEYLLGLAVFIDKHETTYAIFDCVGEIKEKGTTPSVMQQGEQLLGDHIESLVEKYPKLRSIAIGVPGAVNNGQVIFIPPYPHFLNYDLKGIIESRFQIPVVVENDMNAAVLGFASSMEIENESLVYLYFGQDGPGSGIMINGDVVRGSTFFSGEVSFVPQYDDQTFSQALHQGERRCRIVLADDKQLDAVARLIATFTAIINPRAVVFCNDEVDESILARILERSAAYIPREHLPMLTMSDLRQDYLNGLQHLALDLMIGGPES, from the coding sequence ATGTCGGAATTGTACACGTCATCGAAAGATATGAAACAAACGATTATTCAGCGAATCCGGGCAGCGCTCATCATGATGGGAAGTGCGACGAAAGCCGAGCTGTGTCAACGATTGGGCATCAGCTTTCCGACCATCAGCAAGTTTCTGGCTCAGATGGAGGCAGACGGAGAAATCCGCTATACCGGAGACGATGACTCCAGCGGCGGAAGACGGGCAAAGCGTTATGCGTACGATCCCGAATATTTGCTGGGACTTGCCGTCTTTATCGATAAGCACGAGACGACGTACGCCATATTCGACTGCGTCGGAGAGATCAAAGAGAAGGGCACGACGCCGAGCGTGATGCAGCAAGGCGAGCAGCTGCTGGGAGACCATATCGAATCGTTGGTCGAGAAATACCCGAAGCTTCGCTCCATCGCGATCGGCGTACCCGGTGCCGTCAACAACGGGCAGGTCATCTTTATACCGCCGTACCCGCATTTCCTCAACTATGATTTGAAGGGAATCATCGAGTCGCGCTTCCAAATTCCCGTAGTCGTGGAGAACGATATGAATGCGGCGGTGCTTGGTTTCGCGTCGAGCATGGAGATCGAGAACGAATCGCTGGTCTATCTGTATTTCGGCCAAGACGGACCGGGTTCAGGCATTATGATTAACGGCGATGTCGTGCGGGGAAGCACGTTTTTTTCGGGCGAAGTCTCCTTCGTGCCGCAATACGACGATCAAACGTTCTCGCAGGCGCTGCATCAAGGGGAGCGCCGCTGCCGGATCGTGCTGGCCGATGACAAGCAGCTCGATGCCGTTGCCCGGCTGATTGCTACGTTCACCGCCATCATCAATCCGCGTGCCGTCGTCTTCTGTAACGATGAGGTCGACGAATCGATTCTGGCGCGTATATTGGAGCGCAGCGCGGCATATATTCCGCGCGAGCACCTGCCGATGTTGACAATGAGCGATTTGAGGCAGGATTATTTGAACGGCTTGCAGCATTTGGCGTTGGATTTGATGATCGGGGGACCGGAGTCATAG
- a CDS encoding ketopantoate reductase family protein: MLVRPAVLARAGKGKSSMLQDAEGHRKTEIEVIIGAVVKAASASGVDVPLNRAMVALIGGLERGWRVSVDADPSSLRSHRMISI, from the coding sequence ATGCTTGTACGGCCGGCCGTGCTGGCCCGAGCGGGCAAGGGCAAATCCTCGATGCTTCAGGATGCGGAAGGACACCGCAAGACCGAGATCGAAGTTATTATTGGCGCAGTCGTGAAAGCCGCATCCGCATCCGGGGTGGACGTACCGCTGAACCGCGCCATGGTCGCGCTGATCGGCGGCTTGGAGAGGGGATGGCGAGTTTCCGTCGACGCAGATCCATCAAGCTTGCGATCGCATCGCATGATCTCGATCTGA
- a CDS encoding AraC family transcriptional regulator has product MRHERFHIPSLISDLELYYCGIEEVITYFTCGPSIRDNHLIHYIMKGKGFFECRGRRYEVKQGEIFAIAPGELTYYETEPADPWTFCWIGFGGRRSKELLQRAGVSVDEPVRYIQEGDGIPGYVGVLLETLEAYPSRDLPASKIHGALYNIFAVLETSYLASRPQLPARTETADYVGKALRFFETHYQIPTITIKDIADYVGLERTYFTKQFTKATGESPQQYLIKYRIDQAQRLLATTDMTIGQVGKSVGIVELAYFSRLYKKVVGVAPKQHSLGFHST; this is encoded by the coding sequence TTGAGACATGAAAGATTCCATATTCCATCGCTGATTTCCGACTTGGAGCTCTACTACTGCGGCATCGAGGAAGTCATTACATATTTTACTTGCGGCCCTAGTATCCGGGATAATCACTTGATTCATTACATCATGAAGGGCAAAGGCTTCTTCGAATGCCGTGGCCGGCGGTACGAGGTAAAGCAAGGCGAAATCTTCGCGATCGCTCCGGGCGAGCTGACCTATTACGAGACGGAACCTGCCGATCCGTGGACATTCTGTTGGATCGGATTCGGCGGCAGACGGTCGAAGGAGCTGCTGCAGCGGGCCGGCGTTTCCGTTGACGAGCCTGTCCGTTATATCCAAGAGGGCGACGGCATCCCCGGATATGTCGGCGTTCTGCTGGAGACGCTGGAGGCGTATCCGAGCCGCGATCTGCCGGCTTCGAAGATCCACGGCGCCCTCTATAATATTTTCGCGGTGTTGGAAACGTCTTATCTAGCGTCCCGTCCGCAGCTCCCTGCCAGAACCGAGACGGCGGATTACGTCGGCAAGGCGCTGCGCTTCTTCGAAACGCATTATCAGATTCCGACGATTACGATCAAGGACATCGCCGATTACGTCGGACTGGAACGGACCTATTTCACGAAGCAATTTACCAAAGCGACCGGCGAATCCCCTCAGCAGTACCTGATTAAATATCGCATCGACCAGGCTCAGCGTCTGCTAGCGACGACGGATATGACGATCGGCCAAGTCGGCAAGAGCGTAGGGATCGTGGAGTTGGCTTATTTCTCGCGGCTGTATAAGAAAGTCGTCGGGGTGGCGCCGAAGCAGCATAGTCTTGGATTTCATTCTACATAG